The sequence below is a genomic window from bacterium.
GGGCGGCGGTGGCGGCGGCGGCGGATGTGGCGGCGGCGGATGCGGCGGCGGCCGCGCGTCGAAATAATCGGCCGATCACGTTTACGCCCCGCGTTTCCGTCCGACCCATGACATACGCATGGTCATCATGGAGCCGATGGACGTGATGGACCCCAGCGGTGCGACGCCTCGATGATTTTCCGCCTTGATCACCAATCGGACGCGCGCGATCGCGTGCGCGGCACGTTGCGCGCGCCGGGCGCGGTCCTTCTTGTCTCGTGTTACGAGCTTGGCCATCAGCCGATGGCCGTCGCGTCGCCGCTCGCTTTCCTGCGCCGCGCGGGGTTCGCGCCGGCGGTCGTCGATCTGGCCGTGGCGCGCCTTGACCTCGATGCGGTCGCGCACGCGTCGCTTGTCGCGATCAGTGCGCCGATGCTGACCGCGACGCGCCTTGGCATCCGCGTCGCCGAGCGTGTTCGCGAACGGCATCCGTGGGCCCGCATCGCGTTCTATGGCCTGTACGCGCATCTGAACGCGGACCACTTGTTGGAAAAAGGGCTCGCCGATTTCGTCATCGGCGGTGAGTTCGAGGAGCCGCTCGTCAAGCTCGCGCGCGCGCTCGATGCGACGGGCGAAGGAGAGGGCATCGAGGGCGTTCGCACGATCACGACGCCCGCCGCGCCGTACATCAAGAAGTTTCCGCTCGTTGCCGCCCAGCGCGACGCGCTCGCGCCGCTTGCGTCGTACGCCAAGCTGCTCGTTGACGGCGAGGAGCGCCTGACCGGGTACGTCGAAGCCAGCCGCGGGTGCAAGCACGTCTGCACACATTGTCCGATCACGCCGCTTTACGGCGGGCGATTTTTCGCGGTGCCCGTCGATGTCGTGATGGCCGAGATCCGCCAGCTCGTCGCCGAGGGCGCGCGGCACATAACGTTTGGCGACCCCGACTTTTTCAACGGCCCGACGCACGCG
It includes:
- a CDS encoding B12-binding domain-containing radical SAM protein encodes the protein MIFRLDHQSDARDRVRGTLRAPGAVLLVSCYELGHQPMAVASPLAFLRRAGFAPAVVDLAVARLDLDAVAHASLVAISAPMLTATRLGIRVAERVRERHPWARIAFYGLYAHLNADHLLEKGLADFVIGGEFEEPLVKLARALDATGEGEGIEGVRTITTPAAPYIKKFPLVAAQRDALAPLASYAKLLVDGEERLTGYVEASRGCKHVCTHCPITPLYGGRFFAVPVDVVMAEIRQLVAEGARHITFGDPDFFNGPTHAMRVADTLHAEFPGVTFDATIKIEHIINHRELIPRLASRGCLFVVAAVESLSDEVLDHLKKRHTGADVREAVAIVREAGLWLRPSLVPFSPWETLCGYLDILDFIDTDDMGDAIDPVQLSIRLLVPPGSALLNDPEMKSRLGAFNENSLSYTWTHPDPRMDALQRHVAAIVSDAADRGEDPAATYRRIRLCARAIAEGRNVDVRKNGDGATLVVDGTPASADEEAGFDLPAGRARPPRLSEAWFCCAEPTDGQLEPI